GTGGTGCGCTGCCCCAGCACGTCGCGCTGCCACGCGGCGCGATACGTCAACAACGCTGCGGCATCCACCGATGTGGCCATATCGCCCAGCGCGGCCTGCGTCAACTGAAAGTCGGCAAGCGTATGGCCGAACATCTCGCGCGACTTCGCCCGTGCCAGCCCTTCGTCGAGCGCGCGACGCGCAAAGCCCAGCGCCGCCGCCGCCACCGATGCGCGGAAAATATCCAGCGTCATCATCGCGACCTTGAAACCCTGCCCCGCCTCACCCAGACGTTGCGACGCCGGCACCCGGCAGTTCTCGAACTTCAGGCGCGCCAGCGGATGCGGTGCGCTCACGTCGATACGTTCGGCAACGGTCAGTCCCGGCGTGTGCGCATCCACCACGAACGCACTGATGCCACGCGCCCCCGGCGCTTCGCCCGTGCGCACGAACACGCAATAAAAGTCGGCGATGCCGCCGTTGGAGATCCACGTCTTCTCGCCGTTCAGCACGTAGTCGTCGCCGTCGCGCGTCGCGGTGCACGCCATGGCGGCAACGTCGGATCCGGCGTTCGGCTCGGAGAGCGCGAAAGCGGCAATCGCCTCGCCCGAAGCCACGCGCGGCAGATAATGCCGCCTAAGCGCGTCACTGCCCGCGAGCGTAATCGCGCCGCTGCCCAGACCCTGCATCGCAAACGCGAAGTCGGCCAGACCGTCATGGCGCGCCAGCGTTTCGCGCAGCACGCACAGCGCACGCGAATCGAGCTTTTCGAGCGCGCCGCCGTAGCCGGCAGGCACGCAGTACTTCAGCCATCCCGCGCGGCCCAGCTGACGCACGAGCGACACGCAAGTCGCGTCCGTATCGGCGTGATGGTCGACCTTGAGTTCACGCGTGCACCAGTCGTCGAGATCCGCGCCCAGACGGCGATGCGTGTCGTGGAAAAACGGCCACGCCAGGAAATCGTTATTTCTCGCGTGTCGCGGCGCGTTGTGAGGGTTGATATCGCTCATCGTCAGTCGCCCTTGAATACTGGCTTTTGCTTCGCGACGAAGGCCTCGTAAGCCCGGCGGAAATCCTTCGTCTGCATACAGATGGCCTGCGCTTCGGCTTCGGCCTCGATGGCCTCGTCGACACCCATGTTCCACTCCTGATGCAGCAACTTCTTCGTCACGCCGTGGGCGAAGGTCGGTCCGCAAGCGAGCTGGTCGGCCAGCGTGTGCGCCGCCGGGAGCACCGCGCTCCCGTCGTGCAACGCGTTGAAGAAGCCCCACTGCTGGCCCTCCTGCGCCGTCATCACGCGCCCGGTGTAGAGCAGTTCGGACGCGCGTCCCTGCCCGATCATGCGCGGCAGCAACGTGCAGGCTCCCATATCGGCACCGGCCAGCCCCACGCGCACGAACAGGAACGCCGTCTTCGTTTGCGGCGTGCCCAGGCGCATGTCGGAGGCCAGCGCCACCATCGCTCCCGCCCCCGCGCAAATGCCGTCGATGGCGCTGATAACCGGCTGCGGACATGCGCGCATCGCCTTGACCAGATCGCCGGTCATGCGCGTGAAGTCCAGCAGTTCCGGCATGCTCATCTGGGTGAGCGGGCCGATGATCTCGTGGACGTCGCCGCCCGAGCAGAAATTGCCGCCCGCGCCCGTCACGACGACCACCTTGATGTCCGTCGCGTACACCAGAGCGCGGAACAGATCGCGAAGCTCGGCGTACGAGTCGAACGTCAGCGGGTTTTTCTTTTCGGGACGGTTCAGCGTGATCGTGCCGATGCTCGGACGCCCTTGCGCGTCGTTCGACACCGACCACAGAAAGTGTTTGGCTTCATAGTTCGCGAACGGGCGCTTGTGATGCGCCATCGACAGTTTCACGTCACTCATTGGCCGATCTCCTTTGACATCGCCGGGCACTCTCGCGAGGACATCGCTGCCCGAGAAAAAACCGGCGATCCTGCTGGTTGGAATGGCGTTGCGCGACCGTTCGCCGGCGCAACGTCTTCAATGGTCATTGCTTCGACAGACATGCCGGACCTGCCCGGCATGCCCGCCCTTTCAACCGACGGTCACTTCCCCGCCCGCCACCGCAATGGACTGCCCCGTGAGCGCACCCGCGCCCGGCTGGCACAGCCACAGCACGGCGTCGGCGACTTCCTGCGGCTGAACGAGACGCCCCTGAGGATTGCGCCTGGCCAGCTCCGCGCGCGCCTCGTCTTCGCTGCGGCCCGTCTTGGCGACAATGTTCGCCACCGCGTCGCGCACGATATCCGTCTCCGTGTAGCCCGGACAAACCGCGTTGACCGTCACGCCTTTTTTCGCCACTTCGAGGGCGAGCGCGCGCGTCAGGCCGACAACGCCGTGCTTTGCGGCGCAATACGCGGTGACGTACGGATACCCGATCAGACCGGCGGTGCTGGCAACGTTCACGATGCGCCCCCATCCGGCGTTCGTCATCGCGGGCAGCGCGGCTGAAATGCAGTGATAGGTCCCCGTCAGGTTGACGTCGATCATCTGCCGCCAGAGCTGCGCGTCCGTCTTGCCGAACGGCGCACTCACCGCCTGCCCGGCATTGTTCACGAGTATCTGCACCGGGCCGAAACGTCCGGCCGCACTTGCGAATGCCGCCTCGACAGCGCTCGCGTCGGCAATGTCCGCGGCCACCCACCCAAGCTCGCCGTGCGCGGCCAGCGCCTGCGCACTGCTCGCCAGCTTGGCCTCGCTTCGCCCGAGCAGCGTGACACGCGCCCCTTGCGCGAGCAGCGCGCGCGCCACCGCCTCGCCGATGCCGCGCGCGCCGCCGGTCACCAGGGCATGCACGCCCTTGAGCGATGTGGGGGCCGTGCCGGTGGCGGTACCCGCAGAGGTTGCCGTAGTCGTCATGAACTGTCCTTATTTACCGATCTGTTGAGCGTACGCGGCAGCACGCTCCAGATTGGTCTCGTACTGACGTTTGCCGGCATAGTACTGCGACGGCCACGGCAGGTCCTTGTAGCCGATCTTCGCGGCTTCGTGCAGTGTCCAGAACGGATCGGCCAGATGCGGGCGCGCCAGGGCGCAAAGGTCGGCCCGGCCCGAGGCGATGATGCTGTTCACGTGATCCGCCTCGAAAATCGCACCGACGGCAATCGTCGGCACCCCGGCTTCGTTGCGCACCCGGTCGGCGAACGGCGTCTGGAACATGCGGCCGTAGACCGGTTTCTCTTCCTTGCTGACCTGACCCGACGAGCAGTCGATGAGGTCGGCGCCGGCCTCCTTGAAGGCACGGGCGATGGCAACGGCGTCGTCCGGCGTGATACCGCCTTCGACCCAGTCATGCGCCGAAATACGCACCGACATCGGCTTGGCGGCGGGCCACACGTCGCGCACCGCTTCGAAGACTTCCAGCGGATAACGCAGACGATTCTCCAGCGAACCGCCATAGTCGTCCTGACGACGGTTCGTGAGCGGCGAGATGAAGCTCGACAGCAGATAGCCGTGGGCACAGTGCAGTTCGAGCCAGTCGAACCCGGCTTGTGCCGCGCGGCGGGCCGCTTGCACGAAGTCGTTCTTCACGCGATCCATATCGGCACGGGTCATCTCGCGCGGCGTTTGCGACACGCCTTCGATGTACGGCAGCGGCGAGGCCGAGATCAGCGGCCAGTTACCCTCGTGCAAAGGCTGGTCGATACCGTCCCAGGCCCGTCGCGTCGAGCCCTTGCGACCGGCGTGACCGATCTGCATGGCGATCCTGGCGTCGCTGCCCGCGTGGACGAAATCGACGATGCGTTTCCAGGCGTCGCGCTGCGCGTCGTTCCACAGGCCCGGGCAGCCCGGCGTGATGCGCGCATCGGGCGACACGCAGGTCATCTCCGCGACGATCATGCCGGCTCCCCCGAGCGCGCGGCTGCCGAGATGCACGAGGTGGAAGTCGCCCGGCACGCCGTCGACGGCCGAATACATGGCCATCGGCGACATCACGATGCGATTCTTGAGCGTCAGTTCGCGCGCACGGAACGGCGTGAACATCGGCGGAATCGCGTGCTGGCCCTGCGCGCGCTTCACCCCCGCATGCTCGGCCAGCCAGTCCTCGTAGCCCTGCACGTAACCGGCGTCGCGCATCCGCAGGTTTTCATGCGAGATACGTTGCGAGCGCGTGAGCAGCGAGTAGGCGAACTGTTCGGGGGCGAAGCGGGCATAGCGATCGACCGTCTCGAACCATTCCGTCGAGTTACGTGCGGCGTTCTGGATCTTGAGCACTTCGATGCTGCGCGCGGCTTCGTAGCCGGCCAGCACGCCCGGCAATGCGTCCGCCCCTTGCGTGCCAAGGCCGTCGGCCAGCGCAATGGCGTCTTCGAGCGCAAGCTTGGTGCCGGATCCGATGGAGAAGTGCGCGGTGTGGGCGGCGTCGCCCATGAGCACGACGGGCACACGCTTGCCGTCCACCTCGGACCAATGCACCCAGTGTTCGCAGATCACGCGCGGGAACTGAATCCAGATGGCGGAGCCGCGCAGATGCCGGGCGTTGCTCATCAGCGCGTGGCCGCCGAGGTACTTGGCGAAGAGGTGCTCGCAGAACTTCACGCCCTCTTCCTGACTCATCGCATCGATGCCGTGGGCACGCCAGACCGATTCGGGCGTCTCGACGATGAACGTCGAGGTGTCGGCGTCGAACTGATAGGCGTGTGCCTGAAACCAGCCGTGCTCCGTCTTCTCGAAGGCAAACGTGAAAGCGTCGAAGCGTTGATGCGTGCCGAGCCAGACGAAGCGGTTGCGGCGCGTGTCGATGTCGGGACGGAAGGTTTGGGCGTAACGCGTGCGGATACGGCTGTTCAGACCATCGGAGGCGATCA
This is a stretch of genomic DNA from Pandoraea faecigallinarum. It encodes these proteins:
- a CDS encoding acyl-CoA dehydrogenase family protein yields the protein MSDINPHNAPRHARNNDFLAWPFFHDTHRRLGADLDDWCTRELKVDHHADTDATCVSLVRQLGRAGWLKYCVPAGYGGALEKLDSRALCVLRETLARHDGLADFAFAMQGLGSGAITLAGSDALRRHYLPRVASGEAIAAFALSEPNAGSDVAAMACTATRDGDDYVLNGEKTWISNGGIADFYCVFVRTGEAPGARGISAFVVDAHTPGLTVAERIDVSAPHPLARLKFENCRVPASQRLGEAGQGFKVAMMTLDIFRASVAAAALGFARRALDEGLARAKSREMFGHTLADFQLTQAALGDMATSVDAAALLTYRAAWQRDVLGQRTTREAAMAKMFSTESAQQVIDRALQMFGGAGVVSGAVVERLYREIRSLRIYEGATEVQKLIIARELLKDG
- a CDS encoding enoyl-CoA hydratase family protein, whose product is MSDVKLSMAHHKRPFANYEAKHFLWSVSNDAQGRPSIGTITLNRPEKKNPLTFDSYAELRDLFRALVYATDIKVVVVTGAGGNFCSGGDVHEIIGPLTQMSMPELLDFTRMTGDLVKAMRACPQPVISAIDGICAGAGAMVALASDMRLGTPQTKTAFLFVRVGLAGADMGACTLLPRMIGQGRASELLYTGRVMTAQEGQQWGFFNALHDGSAVLPAAHTLADQLACGPTFAHGVTKKLLHQEWNMGVDEAIEAEAEAQAICMQTKDFRRAYEAFVAKQKPVFKGD
- a CDS encoding SDR family NAD(P)-dependent oxidoreductase, yielding MTTTATSAGTATGTAPTSLKGVHALVTGGARGIGEAVARALLAQGARVTLLGRSEAKLASSAQALAAHGELGWVAADIADASAVEAAFASAAGRFGPVQILVNNAGQAVSAPFGKTDAQLWRQMIDVNLTGTYHCISAALPAMTNAGWGRIVNVASTAGLIGYPYVTAYCAAKHGVVGLTRALALEVAKKGVTVNAVCPGYTETDIVRDAVANIVAKTGRSEDEARAELARRNPQGRLVQPQEVADAVLWLCQPGAGALTGQSIAVAGGEVTVG
- a CDS encoding bifunctional salicylyl-CoA 5-hydroxylase/oxidoreductase; its protein translation is MNIVCIGGGPAGLYFGLLMKLREPSHRVVVVERNRPYDTFGWGVVFSDATMDNLQEADPVSAAQINAAFNHWDDIDIHFEGRTITSGGHGFIGIGRKKLLNILQARCEALGVELVFETDVSDDQEIARRYQADLVIASDGLNSRIRTRYAQTFRPDIDTRRNRFVWLGTHQRFDAFTFAFEKTEHGWFQAHAYQFDADTSTFIVETPESVWRAHGIDAMSQEEGVKFCEHLFAKYLGGHALMSNARHLRGSAIWIQFPRVICEHWVHWSEVDGKRVPVVLMGDAAHTAHFSIGSGTKLALEDAIALADGLGTQGADALPGVLAGYEAARSIEVLKIQNAARNSTEWFETVDRYARFAPEQFAYSLLTRSQRISHENLRMRDAGYVQGYEDWLAEHAGVKRAQGQHAIPPMFTPFRARELTLKNRIVMSPMAMYSAVDGVPGDFHLVHLGSRALGGAGMIVAEMTCVSPDARITPGCPGLWNDAQRDAWKRIVDFVHAGSDARIAMQIGHAGRKGSTRRAWDGIDQPLHEGNWPLISASPLPYIEGVSQTPREMTRADMDRVKNDFVQAARRAAQAGFDWLELHCAHGYLLSSFISPLTNRRQDDYGGSLENRLRYPLEVFEAVRDVWPAAKPMSVRISAHDWVEGGITPDDAVAIARAFKEAGADLIDCSSGQVSKEEKPVYGRMFQTPFADRVRNEAGVPTIAVGAIFEADHVNSIIASGRADLCALARPHLADPFWTLHEAAKIGYKDLPWPSQYYAGKRQYETNLERAAAYAQQIGK